A genomic window from Mesosutterella faecium includes:
- a CDS encoding SurA N-terminal domain-containing protein codes for MLQGFRNHKRWMMAIIIGPISIAFVATGVYSYSRSNAEDNALAVVDGSKILPEQFDQAKREQLERLRQQMGDSFKSDILDNQEARAAILGRLIAERALGVEVAKEGIVVSRDTAISVIKSAGAFQINGKFDPELYKRFLASQGKTDEGFVAELQRSLANEIMVDNLQATSPIGRATAEQLNRLFRERREVRLYAFPAAQFLSQVKVSDAEAQSYYDGHKKEFVSPESEKVQYVVLTPDQFKTAKPSEQDLKTYYEQNAKKFAAPEERRASHILIGFGSDEKAAQKKAEDLVAELKAHPEKFAEEAKSLSTDKGSAANGGDLGWFGRGAMVPEFEKAVFAAKKGDIVGPVKTQYGFHIIRVTDTRGGEVPPLEKVRSKIEAEYGQQMAQKKFAEAADNFTNTVYEQPDSLQPVIDRYGLKPVEVDNVTKNGFNPQSEQGKYLNAHVIDLLFSSEAVNEKKNIQAIEVSPNVLVSARVLEHRPSAQIPFEQVKDKIVSKLKSEAALAAAKSAGEKKLAELKKAPSDAGFTPAVWVSRQEPMGLPPELVNAQLRVPAGKLPVFIGTQVAGGYVVSRINASKVPEFTDDERKSASAQLAKLHGAAETQAYLEALEQKLGTKINNKDYLPPKKAEAAASSKAAK; via the coding sequence ATGCTTCAGGGTTTCCGCAATCATAAGCGCTGGATGATGGCGATCATCATCGGCCCGATTTCCATAGCCTTCGTGGCGACCGGCGTCTACAGCTACTCCCGCAGCAACGCGGAGGACAATGCGCTCGCTGTGGTGGACGGCTCAAAGATCCTGCCCGAACAGTTCGACCAGGCCAAGCGCGAGCAGCTCGAGCGGCTGCGCCAGCAGATGGGCGACTCCTTCAAGTCTGACATCCTTGACAACCAGGAAGCCCGCGCCGCGATCCTCGGCCGTCTGATCGCCGAGCGCGCGCTCGGCGTCGAGGTGGCCAAGGAGGGCATCGTGGTGTCCCGCGACACGGCGATCAGCGTCATCAAGAGCGCAGGAGCCTTCCAGATCAACGGGAAGTTCGACCCCGAGCTCTACAAGCGCTTCCTCGCGAGCCAGGGCAAGACCGACGAGGGCTTTGTGGCCGAGCTGCAGAGAAGCCTCGCCAACGAGATCATGGTCGACAACCTGCAGGCCACCTCGCCCATCGGCCGCGCCACGGCCGAGCAGCTCAACCGCCTCTTCCGCGAACGGCGCGAGGTGAGGCTTTATGCTTTCCCGGCCGCCCAGTTCCTCTCGCAGGTGAAGGTCTCGGACGCCGAGGCCCAGTCCTACTACGACGGCCACAAGAAGGAATTCGTGAGCCCGGAGTCGGAGAAAGTCCAGTACGTCGTTCTCACGCCGGATCAGTTCAAGACCGCAAAGCCCTCGGAGCAGGATCTGAAAACCTACTACGAGCAGAACGCCAAGAAGTTCGCCGCTCCCGAGGAGCGCCGGGCGAGCCATATCCTGATCGGCTTCGGCTCTGACGAAAAAGCGGCCCAGAAGAAGGCCGAGGACCTTGTGGCCGAACTGAAGGCCCATCCCGAGAAGTTCGCCGAGGAGGCCAAGTCGCTTTCAACCGACAAGGGCAGCGCGGCAAACGGCGGCGACCTCGGCTGGTTCGGGCGCGGCGCCATGGTGCCCGAGTTTGAAAAAGCGGTCTTTGCGGCCAAGAAGGGCGATATCGTGGGGCCTGTGAAGACTCAGTACGGCTTCCACATCATCCGCGTCACCGACACCCGGGGCGGGGAGGTGCCGCCGCTTGAAAAGGTGCGCTCGAAAATCGAGGCCGAGTACGGCCAGCAGATGGCGCAGAAGAAATTCGCCGAGGCGGCCGACAATTTCACCAATACGGTCTATGAGCAGCCCGACTCGCTGCAGCCTGTGATTGACCGCTACGGCCTCAAGCCCGTGGAGGTGGACAACGTCACCAAGAACGGGTTCAATCCGCAGTCCGAGCAGGGCAAGTACCTGAACGCGCACGTGATTGACCTGCTGTTCTCGAGCGAGGCGGTGAACGAGAAGAAGAACATTCAGGCGATCGAAGTCTCGCCCAACGTGCTCGTGTCGGCGCGCGTGCTCGAGCACCGGCCTTCCGCTCAGATTCCTTTTGAGCAGGTGAAGGACAAGATCGTCTCGAAGTTGAAGAGCGAGGCGGCGCTGGCCGCCGCGAAGAGCGCCGGCGAGAAGAAGCTGGCCGAGCTGAAGAAGGCTCCGTCGGACGCGGGCTTCACCCCCGCCGTCTGGGTCTCGCGCCAGGAGCCCATGGGGCTGCCGCCTGAGCTCGTGAACGCGCAGCTGCGGGTCCCGGCCGGCAAGCTGCCGGTCTTCATCGGCACCCAGGTGGCGGGCGGCTACGTGGTTTCCCGCATCAACGCCTCCAAGGTGCCCGAGTTTACGGACGACGAGCGCAAGAGCGCCTCCGCGCAGCTCGCGAAGCTGCACGGTGCGGCCGAAACCCAGGCTTATCTCGAAGCGCTGGAGCAGAAGCTGGGCACCAAGATCAACAACAAGGACTACCTGCCCCCGAAGAAGGCCGAAGCGGCGGCTTCTTCAAAGGCCGCGAAGTAA
- a CDS encoding alpha/beta hydrolase produces MLFRFSRPFRGPRLLRAAVLALAAGAAVLSSGCSTIGTIKHNRGMDESWSEGVDGRLLAGLPFKPGAGGRMDVCLPEKLDPGRGNGVIFFLHGGSWMRGSRAFERHNCYRYAKRGYIAVDLDYTLHIPSAPVTMGRMLDDVDEAVREVRRLSDARGWNVTQMAVAGTSAGGQLALLYAYARPHSLPVKFAAANVAPIDFHWSAWDFPTAHFSPRVSLMIVNAGTGSSFSEKEFRSGAAEAAIRSVSPLYAVTPSAPPTLLAYGEKDSIQNPENGRILASRLRKAGVRADLIMMPHSGHLLSDDRELADLYHDRLAQFACEYFGY; encoded by the coding sequence ATGCTTTTCCGTTTTTCCCGTCCTTTCCGGGGCCCGAGGCTGCTGCGGGCCGCGGTCCTTGCGCTTGCAGCCGGTGCCGCAGTCCTGAGCTCGGGGTGCTCGACCATCGGGACGATCAAGCACAACCGGGGCATGGACGAGTCCTGGAGCGAGGGCGTGGACGGGAGGCTGCTGGCCGGTCTGCCCTTCAAGCCCGGAGCGGGCGGCCGCATGGACGTCTGCCTGCCGGAAAAACTCGACCCGGGCCGCGGCAACGGCGTGATTTTCTTCCTGCACGGCGGCAGCTGGATGCGCGGCTCCCGCGCCTTCGAGCGGCACAACTGCTACCGCTATGCAAAGCGCGGCTACATCGCAGTGGACCTGGACTACACGCTGCACATCCCGTCGGCTCCGGTCACCATGGGCCGCATGCTCGATGACGTCGACGAGGCCGTGCGGGAGGTCCGGCGGCTGTCCGATGCGCGGGGCTGGAATGTCACGCAGATGGCGGTGGCGGGCACCTCCGCCGGAGGCCAGCTCGCGCTGCTCTACGCCTACGCGCGGCCCCACAGCCTCCCGGTGAAGTTCGCAGCCGCCAACGTGGCCCCGATTGATTTCCACTGGAGCGCCTGGGACTTTCCGACGGCGCATTTCAGCCCCCGCGTGTCCCTGATGATTGTGAACGCGGGCACTGGAAGCAGCTTTTCCGAAAAGGAATTCAGATCAGGAGCGGCCGAGGCGGCGATCCGCTCGGTCTCCCCGCTTTATGCGGTGACGCCCTCCGCGCCTCCCACGCTGCTCGCCTACGGAGAGAAGGATTCCATCCAGAACCCAGAAAACGGCCGGATCCTCGCCTCCAGGCTCAGGAAGGCCGGCGTCCGGGCGGATCTCATCATGATGCCGCACTCCGGGCACCTGCTCTCAGACGACCGCGAGCTTGCCGACCTCTACCACGACAGGCTCGCGCAGTTCGCCTGCGAGTATTTCGGCTACTGA
- a CDS encoding MetQ/NlpA family ABC transporter substrate-binding protein, translating into MQKRQLLKAFAAVPLLSALALTGCSKKETVVKVGATAGPHAEVVEAAAKEAAKDGLKVQVVEFSDYLGPDKALAEKSLDLNVYQHEPFLKNFNANQKTDLVSVGPAILMRMGIYSNKVKSPAELRNGALVGIPNDPTNGGRGLQLLEAAGLIKLREGAGFKATVADVVDNPKKLVLKELEAAQLPRSLDDLDAAAITMNYVMSAGLDPAKQGIFLEGKDAPLAVMVIAARPDNKDSEAVKKFVKAYHSEAVQKFIADKYKGTIVPAW; encoded by the coding sequence ATGCAGAAACGTCAGCTACTCAAGGCCTTTGCCGCCGTCCCGCTTCTTTCGGCTCTTGCGCTTACAGGCTGCAGCAAGAAGGAAACGGTCGTGAAAGTCGGGGCCACAGCCGGTCCGCACGCCGAGGTGGTCGAAGCCGCGGCCAAGGAAGCCGCCAAGGACGGCCTCAAGGTGCAGGTGGTCGAGTTCTCCGATTATCTCGGACCGGACAAGGCGCTGGCCGAAAAGTCGCTGGATCTGAACGTCTATCAGCATGAGCCGTTCCTCAAGAATTTCAACGCGAACCAGAAGACGGACCTGGTGTCGGTCGGGCCGGCCATCCTGATGAGGATGGGCATCTACTCCAACAAGGTGAAGTCGCCCGCCGAGCTCAGGAACGGAGCCCTCGTCGGCATTCCGAACGATCCGACCAACGGCGGCCGCGGCCTGCAGCTGCTTGAAGCGGCCGGCCTGATCAAGCTCAGGGAAGGCGCGGGCTTCAAGGCGACGGTCGCAGACGTGGTGGATAATCCGAAGAAGCTCGTTTTGAAGGAGCTCGAGGCGGCGCAGCTGCCCCGCTCCCTCGATGACCTCGACGCGGCCGCGATCACGATGAACTACGTGATGTCGGCAGGACTCGATCCCGCGAAGCAGGGCATCTTCCTTGAGGGCAAGGACGCGCCGCTTGCCGTCATGGTGATCGCGGCCCGCCCCGACAACAAGGACAGCGAGGCTGTCAAGAAATTTGTAAAGGCCTATCATTCAGAGGCCGTGCAGAAGTTCATCGCCGACAAGTACAAGGGCACAATCGTTCCGGCCTGGTAA
- a CDS encoding NAD(P)H-hydrate dehydratase, with protein MSITLLPLEDLSEVERRQASVLEPNTLMERAGRDIADRLARELPEKGSVTILCGTGNNGGDGFTAARCLKARGYRVTCVMVGDEAPHAQEAKAAFEAWKRAGGTVVRDPETLPRADLVVDALLGVGGTGPLRGEMLDATIWYNVQNSLKVSIDVPTGLNAETGCWNGRIPGCSSDMTICLLSVHAGLLMNQGRDAAGHICLSELDVSIPLALTGIIDEDDFSHILEPRRHFCHKGTWGSLAVVGGSDGYLGAALMAARAGLRLGAGRVTLEFLAKDAPKVIPMSPELMIAAGKLDLPCFTTIVAGPGLGEDEAAVGRLAEAIDCRETPLVIDAGGLRALAEHPELQDRLLARRAGTVITPHPLEAARILKVKVDEVQSNRIFWARELALQTNAVVVLKGTGTVVALRSGRAWVNPTGSAALATAGTGDVLAGMIGAFLAQGFDLTSATLGAVWLHGAAAEAATMPVPADELSERAARALSMLRRAKLSWAEAKTDPLDPFGSLALQPGQLVPAPVEMIGKVRH; from the coding sequence ATGTCAATCACCCTCCTGCCGCTTGAAGACCTGAGCGAAGTCGAACGCCGCCAGGCCTCGGTACTCGAGCCGAACACGCTGATGGAGCGGGCCGGCCGCGATATAGCGGACCGCCTCGCCAGAGAGCTCCCGGAGAAGGGGTCTGTCACGATTCTGTGCGGCACCGGCAACAACGGCGGCGACGGCTTCACCGCGGCGCGCTGCCTCAAGGCGCGCGGCTACCGCGTCACCTGCGTGATGGTGGGCGATGAGGCGCCGCACGCGCAGGAGGCGAAGGCCGCCTTCGAGGCCTGGAAGCGGGCCGGCGGCACGGTCGTGCGCGATCCCGAGACGCTGCCGCGGGCCGACCTGGTGGTCGACGCGCTGCTGGGCGTCGGAGGCACCGGCCCCTTAAGGGGCGAAATGCTCGACGCCACCATCTGGTACAACGTCCAGAACTCGCTCAAGGTCTCCATCGACGTCCCGACGGGACTTAACGCCGAAACCGGCTGCTGGAACGGCCGCATCCCGGGCTGCTCCTCCGACATGACGATCTGCCTGCTCTCGGTTCACGCAGGGCTGCTGATGAACCAGGGGCGGGACGCCGCCGGCCACATCTGCCTCTCCGAGCTCGATGTCTCCATCCCGCTCGCCCTCACGGGCATCATCGACGAGGACGACTTCAGCCACATTCTCGAGCCGCGCCGGCACTTCTGCCACAAAGGCACCTGGGGCAGCCTCGCCGTGGTGGGAGGCAGCGACGGCTACCTCGGCGCCGCCCTGATGGCGGCCAGAGCGGGGCTGAGGCTAGGCGCCGGGCGCGTCACGCTCGAGTTCCTCGCCAAGGACGCCCCGAAGGTGATTCCCATGAGCCCGGAGCTGATGATCGCCGCAGGAAAGCTCGACCTCCCCTGCTTCACGACGATTGTCGCAGGCCCGGGGCTGGGCGAAGACGAAGCGGCGGTCGGCCGGCTCGCGGAGGCGATCGACTGCAGGGAGACGCCGCTTGTCATCGACGCCGGCGGCCTCAGGGCGCTGGCCGAACATCCGGAGCTGCAGGACCGGCTGCTCGCGCGCCGCGCGGGCACGGTGATCACGCCGCACCCGCTTGAGGCCGCGAGAATCCTCAAGGTGAAGGTCGACGAGGTCCAGTCCAACCGCATTTTCTGGGCCCGCGAGCTCGCGCTGCAGACCAACGCCGTCGTTGTGCTCAAGGGCACCGGCACCGTGGTCGCCCTTCGCTCGGGCCGCGCCTGGGTAAATCCGACGGGTTCGGCGGCTCTGGCCACCGCCGGAACAGGCGACGTCCTGGCCGGCATGATCGGCGCCTTCCTCGCGCAGGGGTTCGACCTCACCAGCGCGACGCTGGGCGCGGTCTGGCTGCACGGGGCCGCGGCCGAGGCGGCCACCATGCCGGTTCCGGCCGATGAGCTCTCGGAGCGGGCCGCCCGGGCGCTTTCGATGCTGCGCCGAGCGAAGCTGTCCTGGGCCGAGGCTAAGACCGATCCGCTCGATCCCTTCGGGTCCCTTGCCCTGCAGCCCGGGCAGCTGGTCCCAGCTCCCGTCGAAATGATCGGGAAAGTCCGCCATTAA